A single region of the Kwoniella botswanensis chromosome 1, complete sequence genome encodes:
- a CDS encoding ribosomal protein S21 translates to MSFLFRTSLRVAASSTPSSSRLTLPALSIAIRHNSTIPTSSSSGESSPPKSGELFSPHSSSSSSNSKNLFQSNGFSKLKFDPISSSASEGKGQGEDSDGEAWWRQLSKNAKTGFPTTPSTGRSIVVSRGGDFQTSYKRLQGLLRQSNLKKELRLQEYHEKPSVRRRRLISERHRRRFKEMVRTKVQQVVSMRNRG, encoded by the exons ATGTCATTCCTCTTTCGAACATCCTTACGAGTGGCCGCCTCCTCtaccccatcttcatctcgaCTAACCCTCCCAGCTCTATCCATCGCTATACGTCACAACTCCACCAtccccacttcctcttcctcgggTGAATCTTCCCCACCTAAATCAGGCGAACTTTTCTCAcctcattcttcttcttcgtcgtcgaATAGTAAAAATCTATTCCAATCAAATGGATTCTCCAAATTGAAATTCGAcccaatctcatcttcggcAAGTGAAGGAAAGggacaaggagaagatagTGATGGAGAAGCATGGTGGAGACAATTAAGTAAAAATGCCAAAACAGGTTTCCCCACTACTCCCTCGACAGGTCGATCGATAGTTGTATCTAGAGGTGGAGATTTTCAAACTTCTTATAAGAGATTACAAGGTTTACTCAGACAGAGTaatttgaagaaggaattgagaTTACAGGAATATCATGAGAAGCCTTCTgtgaggagaaggaggttAATTAGTGAGAGACATAGAAGGAGGTTCAAGGAGATG GTACGAACAAAAGTACAACAAGTAGTATCGATGAGGAATAGAGGATAG
- a CDS encoding aspartyl/glutamyl-tRNA(Asn/Gln) amidotransferase, B subunit — MIILSRWGFARPISLSSCSYSLRRYASKAKAIEGENEWETIIGLEIHAQLKTGRKLFSPASTSYGEVPNTNVNLHDAAFPGTLPVLDLHAVRLSLITALALNCQINRRSTFDRKHYFYHDIPASYQITQHYNPLARNGKLQISQGENNVKRTFDVGIHQLQIEQDTAKSQTVGDNTLVDLNRAGTGLMEIVTKPDMRSAEEAGAFVRKLQGLLRRLGSGDGDMEKGNLRVDVNVSVHRYGTPFGTRCEIKNINSVRFLQAAIESERRRHIQHYLTSPITPIKQETRGLNELTLETFSLRSKEEAMDYRYMPDSNLPAVVIDPEYLSRLRTELPEMPWQVVKRLTDTCGVQKRDVETLIGLDEYGFEGIRYYEDVIGENKKIAKKAMNWIVHELLGQIGKLSIPWSRTLIPSSLMREMILLIEDGKITGTTGKSIIKHLICAPAPSSSKDVTLQDILSNLGISINENNESSIDIKMLCQQAISNQPKSVADYKKGNEKVIMRLVGEVMKLSKGTADARKVKEELVELLKD; from the exons ATGATCATACTATCCAGATGGGGCTTCGCCAGGCctatctccctctcttcgtGCTCCTACAGCTTGAGGAGGTATGCTTCCAAAGCCAAGGCGATAGAAGGTGAAAACGAATGGGAGACGATAATAGGATTGGAGATTCATGCTCAGCTGAAAACAGGTAGAAAGTTATTCTCGC CCGCTTCGACATCATACGGTGAAGTACCAAATACAAACGTCAATTTACATGATGCTGCTTTCCCCGGCACTTTACCT GTCCTTGATCTGCATGCGGTCAGATTGTCGTTGATCACTGCTCTGGCGCTGAATTGTCAAATC AATCGACGATCAACATTCGATAGGAAACATTACTTCTATCATGATATACCGGCGTCGTATCAGATAACACAGCATTATA ATCCACTCGCGAGGAATGGTAAATTACAGATATCTCAAGGCGAGAACAATGTCAAGAGAACTTTCGATGTGGGGATACATCAATTGCAGATTGAACAG GATACAGCTAAAAGTCAGACTGTTGGAGACAACACACTCGTCGATCTCAATAGAGCAGGAACAGGATTGATGGAAATCGTTACTAAACCAGACATGAG AtcagcagaagaagctggtgCATTCGTAAGGAAATTACAAGGTCTACTTAGAAGATTAGGAtcaggtgatggtgatatggAGAAG GGTAATTTGAGAGTAGACGTAAATGTCTCCGTCCATCGATATGGTACACCTTTCGGAACGAGATGCGAAATTAAGAATATCAATTCAGTCAGATTCCTACAAGCTGCTATAG AATCAGAGCGACGTCGACATATACAACATTATCTCACATCACCCATCACGCCTATCAAGCAAGAGACGAGGGGATTGAACGAATTAACATTGGAGACGTTCTCTCTGAGGTCAAAAGAGGAAGCTATGGATTATAGATATATGCCTGATTCCAACTTACCTGCTGTTGTCATTGATCCC GAGTACCTCTCCAGGTTGAGAACCGAATTACCAGAAATGCCGTGGCAAGTTGTGAAGCGATTGACTGATACGTGCGGCGTCCAGAAGAGAGATGTGGAGACATTGATCGGATTAGACGAGTATGGGTTCGAGGGTATACGGTATTATGAGGATGTGATTGGGGAGAATAAGAAGATTGCTAAGAAAGCTATGAATTG GATCGTTCATGAACTCCTCGGTCAAATTGGAAAGTTATCCATTCCCTGGTCACGCACCCTCATACCGTCATCATTGATGCGAGAGATGATCCTgttgattgaagatggtaaaATCACGGGAACGACTGGAAAATCAATTATCAAACATCTCATCTGTGCCCCCGCTCCTTCTTCCAGCAAGGATGTCACTCTTCAAGATATATTATCGAATTTAGGAATTAGTATCAATGAGAATAACGAATCATCAATTGATATCAAGATGTTATGTCAACAAGCTATAAGCAACCAACCTAAGTCCGTCGCAGATTATAAAAAAGGGAATGAAAAAGTCATAATGAGGTTGGTAGGTGAGGTTATGAAGTTGAGTAAAGGTACGGCGGATGCTaggaaagtgaaagaagagttggTAGAGTTGTTAAAGGATTGA